The DNA region tttagaaGGGAAGCTATAAAAGAAATGCATAGCTTGAACGAACAGCGAAAATAGAAAGCTTTCAAGGATTAGGTGACAGATGGGTGATTCGGCCTCGGGGtccacatgatatatgggaaaTTGGGACTGGGAGAGTCGAAAAAGGCCCTGAAAAAACAACACTTGCCAGCACCAAACAAGAAACAAGGAAATTGGGCCCTTGAGATGGGACAGCTCTACCACCGCACTttagtcttttctttttggaaattCACGTGTAGCTTgataaatacataataaattaaaaagggtTTGGTTAACCAGCACTGTTTCAGTGGTTGGATGGTCCACTCCATGAAGCATGGACTATCTTTTAAACTCGGGTTCTCTCTTTTCTGTCGTCTCTGCTCATGAGGTCCCCTTGTCACTTGCTTTCCATAAAGTAACTCGAATAATGCCCgtctttatgaaaaaataaaaggtgatattaaagaaaaaacttgcaTCTCGCCTCAACAACTTCTGGCGATACAAGTGTAGGTGGGAGAAGTCTTTCGAGTAATTACTATGGCCACAAGCCTTGCAAAATACTAAATTTTCACAGACAAAAGGCATCTAGTGTCTAAGAAGGCACCGGTTACCTTATTTCCAGTCTATATCGTCAAAGTTCAATTCTCCTTAATACACCACAAAAGAAACACTGCACGGTAAGTAAGCTCACAGTGCCTTTTTGCTCTCATGTTGCGACGTAAAGTATAAAGGCCGCAGGGATTGCGAGAGGGGCAGAGGGCCATCGAGCTCCTCCACCgacagaagaagagaaaagaaaagaaaaaaccaatgtAGAACATGGATATCGGGGAGCAAGAGAGTCCAACTCAGGAGTTCGGAGTGCCCAAAGAATAGGCATTAGGCTTCTACCCAATTTGTCTCTGCAGAATTGGACCTATAGCAAATGGGCcaccaaaatataaaacacattTGAGTAAACTAGCCAGTATCTGTTGAAAACATTCTCTCACGCTATAGACACCCCGCAAGCAAGAACCCTTCCTCTGTAGTAATGGTTAAGATTGTGATATTACTGTGACAATGGATCTTTTTTAAAGTGAATGAATGcttttcaaagcaaaaaagaagaagaaagaactaGAATTTAGAAACAATCAAGCAGGTGAAGGACATGGTGAGAAACCCCAGCATCGGAGAATCTAGGAGTTAAAAAACCGAAGACCAGTTTCTGCTAGTGAAGGTAATAGGAGCAGGAGTATATCCATCGGAACGCAGTGGGATGTAGAAATTAAAGGGCTTTCCTTAAGATGAATGAATCTTATTTTATCAACGAAAACCTAGAGGACCAAAACAATTGTAATTCATTTAAACCAGGCTTCCTCTGCCTAGCTTTCAATACATCAGATAATACAAGAGCCGTTTCAGGGAGAATTTGGTGAACGTGGGAATggagaaatgaaaaatattggCCGCCAGGAAAGGATAAAAGAGGTGAGGTCGGAGTAGGAGTGCGGGAAACAAATCTTTAATCATCTTATATACCATTCCAAGGAGAAAGGAAATACAAAAAGGACTTTAATGATGGAGGCGGCATACAAAATAAATGGATGTACTCGAAACTTCAAGGGGCAACTGATGCAACATTCTAGCAGCTTGGGCTGGTGATTTTTTTGCCCTCCTTGAACCATCACTGGATGAAGAAAGGAAATGACAGgaggaaaaaattatattcctgAGAATGTCATCACTGATTTCTAAATTCTGAATTGCAGAGACGGTTACCACCCCCTTGAAAATGTTTACATTGTTGAGGCGATACGTGTAAACTGAAAACAATTATCCAGAGGATCTCCAAATTTCTCCTCCCTCTAGAGAAACCACCATAACAGAGACATCATCATGATATTTACGTCTGTCCCCATGAGGAATATCAAGCAATTCATGAAAATCCATTCCTGCAACCACCAATAAAAGACAATCAGAGAATTGCTGAAGACTTCAATTTGCGGTAGAGGAAGTATGGATTTGGATTCAAACTCGTATATAGCAAAGGTATAAGAACGATTTTGATTTCACTTGAATACCCATGTCGAGGGCAAAGATCTAATTGGGTGTGCTCTTCCTTGACAGTTGTAATTGAAAATTTGGGCGAAAACTCTACAAAACTTGGTCATTCTGCCTTTTCAACTGAAATAATGGCAGCCAGACACCGTATGGTGATTTGATTAACCACATCAGGTGACAGTTTAGTTATTGAATAAAGAATTTGAACGGACTCCTGAGAATTGATTTAGCAACCAAGCCAATGAATTTATGCCAGATTTTCAAAGTGGGTTAgatctttaataatttaaggTGCAGtatgcatttgttttttatttttagctgaATGCCATATTCAATGACTCCATCCTCTCCTTTTTTAACTGAATTACACCAACCTGTCAAGTACTGTTTTGCAGAGCTTCGCAAATAAAAACTACAGGGCCACAGCTTGGTAGATTAAATGAGCAAGTTCGAAAATCAGATAGAAATGTTACAAACCTAAGTTTCCTAGAAGGTTCCATCccatcaaaacattttttttaaaaaaaatacccagaAGAAGATCAGGAGATTTCATCTCTCGGTATGAAATTAATAAGACAGGAAGTTTATTCAACTAACCATTCTTTTTGGCAGCCCGGAAGAGAAGTTCTGCAATGAGATACTGTGCAGGATCACCTTCAGGGACATTTTCCATGAACCATGTGACATGAGCAACCACCTCTTCATTGCTGAAGTACTGGTAAAGCCCATCAGAGGAGAGAACTAAGAATCGATCGCTTGAGGAGAGTCGGTGGTGAACTACAGAAGGAATGCAGCTCACATAGGGATTAGTTCCCACATAAGCGATCCGAAAAATCTCTAGCAGAGCTTCATTACAAGATGGCTGCAACTAGCATCCAAAAAGgttaataaacaaataagacAAGGCGTAAAATTAGCAAATGATGCTGACTGTTTACATAAATTCATGATTTGCTAAACATGGGAAGCTGTTAGTAGAAGTAAATTATTGCACATAAAGCGTTCATTTGATGAGAAAGATATTTGCACAAGCAAACTATGAAGCTCATTTTCAAATTTAGCTGAATAGTGtgaataataattatcaatgtACAAACAGCAGAACTCACAATGAAGTATGCAACTAAGTGTTCAACAAAGTTTTCAAACTTAACATATTTTGCATCCCCTCAACTGAAATGCTACGGTGAAGAATAAGATTTCAAACTAAACTACAAATAACTTATAAACATGAGTATTCCAAATCCAATCTCAACACCCATCCTGTACTCCCTTGTTTCAACAATCAATATGTCAGTACACAGCTTCTCGATTGTCAACATGATAGAACATTAAAGAAGCTCCCCTCCCCACAACCCTTCATAATCCTGCAAAGTCTATGATGCCTGCAAGAAATGAATTCGCCATGCAAATTTAACCTAACTAATGAGTTCATCAAGTCATTGCTGTGGGATGGTAAATACTAATTTCAACCTTCCTCCATAGCCCAGATATCATCCAGCAACTTGAGTTGATCATGGCATCACTATGGTGCCCTGATTTGACTTCTTAATTCCTTGTAATTATAAGATTCAACTCACTTCTGGCCCAGACCAGCATGCCTATCTTATAGCATGAACAATCTAAATTCATGGAGAGCATTCCTTACCATCCTTGCAACTTTTCACCCCcccacccccaaaaaaaaaatgcatacagCTCTCTCGCCTTTCTAAAAACCTGCCTGCTGAAGTGACATTTAAATCCTATTCGCACttcaaattgattaaaaaaaactcacggAGCTCACCAGAAGTCCTTCTCCAGCACCCTTACATAACCCAAGAACCTCAGCTCcagattaaaagaagaaaaaaattaagtagttcaataaatGACTAAACAGAAAGCAATtccagaaacaaaaaacaaaataaaattacagcctcgctcacttttcttctttttttcatacttttttttcccaacaTATAATGCATTGCAATTATTCTCATACAGTAGATGACTTAAATTGGGGAAAGACAGAGCAAAGAAGGAGATCCATGACATTCAAATTATGCCAAATCAGGCATTTATATCATTCTTTGTAAAATCCTAAACTATTTCTCAGAGATCATTATGGTCGTGGGAATGGGATTCTCTGCTGTGTGTAAGATTAGAGAAATGTGGATAATTTTGTTGTCACATAGAGGTTGCACATATCAACTCCAAATGGTCTTATCGCTTTCTTGATGCAAACTAAGCTAACAATcactagaaaaaagaaaagataatggTTCATGAGACATTACATGCCAAATCaaatatagacacacacacatatgtaGTAGGACATTCAGGGAAATATTTCAGCTTCTGCATTTCCCTTTACCAAAGTATTTACAGATCCGGCTATAATATGCTTGCCTTCAACATTCCACTATTTAGAGAAGATAAAAATATGACGCGTAGATGGAAATGTATATGTGAAAATTTGTAGACATGTGAAgttaataaattatcaaaattgatGAGTTGTTAACAAATAGCAATTTGTGTTTCCAAATTTTTGAAAAGCTCAAAGTACCTAGAGATACAAACAGAGAAAAGTGGTCAAGGCTGCACAATGACTGACCTTCTTCAAAAATCCAGCACCAAAAGCTCTGGTTACTTTCAATTGTCCCTTCACTCGATCGTTTAAAATCGCTTGGTTGTCATCAGGATGTTCTGCCTTTATTCTAAGCACTTCCTGAAGCAAGCAAGAATTCAAGATCAATTTTCAATTACAGCATAACATGATCAAAGTGTTGCAATAAACTCCTTTTCACTGATCCATTGGATGTTTTAATGTTTATAGCTCTATGAAAATCCTTAAAACCAGAAGCTTATGCCTGAAATGATATTAACCAACAATCAGTTAGGCAACTGGTTGGTAGACATTTTAGCTTAAATCATTCAGATATTGCTGCACCTAGCATGGACTTGGAAATACGATACCTTTGCTTCACATCTTTCAAAACTGGTAAAAGAAAGTGACCCGATGCTTAAGCAAATGGTGAATCACTGGAGTTGCCATGGGTATTCTATCCTGTTGATACTCAAAATGAATAAATACATGCTGAGGATTTTCAGGTTTATTCTAACTCATGATGCAATTCATGGATGGTACAGtaaatgaaaatacaaaagtCTAACATACAGATAATCATTTGTGGAACACTCACAATATTAGCCAtattgaaaatttcaagaagCACACCTCTTCAATACTCGTGCTGTGATCAGTTGAAAGCTGAACTGCCCTCATCTTCAATCTGCAAATAGAGATCTCTCTGTTCTTGTTAATCATATTAACCTGACTGTTATGATTATGCATTGGAGACTCCTCTGAGATTCTGTCCAGCTCCATACGTACTAGTAACTCTCGGGATCTATTCTTATACCTCATGTCATCCTTCGCCAAAGTTGGATTAGGATGACGATCATTGGGTCGTTCTTGTGCTAATATTGCACGGCTATCCCCAAGGTTCATGACATACACATCTTGATCCTTCATTAACATCACTAGAGCACATGATCCCATCAAAGCAAGCTCTGCATTTCTATAAAGGTCCTTTTCCACCATTTCCATATATTGCTCTTCAGTGTGTTGAAGTCCCCGAGCCATTGCTCTCAAAACTGCATCGTGGTCAACAATTCCTGTTTTCCATCTCCTAATAGGTCCAGAGGGTTCCACCACTCTCTCATCAGCACAAATCTCCTCTCTGTGCCAATCATAACTCCAAGGAAAGAGTTTCTTACGCAAGGACTTCTGCTTCCGATACATTTTTCGGATCTTTGAGCtgataacaaactttcttgtacCCTGTCTTTGAACAGAAACAGAAAGATCAGTTCCACCTCCCTGATTACCAGATTGAAGGCCAATCCCTCCATCTTCTCCAGATGTCGTGGGATCTTCACCTCGATGACTAAAACCTTCTCCTTTGCAGTTATCCAATGAGGAGGACCTCGACGGTTCTTTTCGCAAAGTTTGATCAAAATCCAAAGCATCTGAGCTTGGTTGACAATTCCACGATCTGCTTCTTTGGCTTTTAACCAATGAGAATGATGCAGAACCTGAACCACCACATGATTCCATCTGCAGCAGCTCGTAAAGCCGAACGCTTTTCCTTCCTTTGCCAGTCAAGTTGGCAGTTGGAATAGAGGCAGAAGCAGGGCCCAAGCTGCTAGGCTTTTCACAATTAGATGATTGCTGTTGACAGCCCCTAACATCAATTTCATCCACAATCTCACAATTAGAAGATTGGCCCCCAACATCTCCAGGACTACACAAGTTGTTTAAGCTGCAAGAGGTTGTTTGACTCGAGTTAGGCTGCTCTTGCTTGCTGCACTCTGAACCTGCCTCAGCAATTCCACTCTTGGACAGTTTAGGTTTTATTGGATCATTGGAAGGTTTATCTTCATAATCCCACAGCAGTCCTTCTAACTCCCTGTCAATAGCTCTATGAAGATGGCTCATCAGAAAATCTGGTGCATCTGGACCACTAAAGCCATCATATATCCCAATAAAAAGCCATCCCTGCTCGTCACAAAGAACGACATGAACCCTGTCTTCCCCAGCCTTGCCATGAGCCCATTGTAAGTTGCAAATGTCCACATACTCGCTCTCTGATGGCCCTCCTTCAAGACAGTTCCTTGAGGCTTCTGGCCGAAACTTTGGCTCCCTAACCTGCCAGGCCAATTGGGTTACTGGTTGCAAAAAAAACCTCTGCATCCAACCTGAACCCATCAAATGTCTTGATAATGTTCGTGATAGAGTGTTTTTCATAGGTCCACTCACACTCCTCACTAAACGCTGAAAGCGGGGTCTTCGACGACCACGTGCAAGTGGAGCGGAGAAGTTGGATTTGTCAGTGACATCAAGAGGACCTGACATTACCCCCTTCTCGATAGGTCCAGACATAAAACCACCACCCTTATCTAAAGGACCTGAAGCAAATCCTCTCTCAAGAGGACCGGACATAAAGCCATTCAAAGGTCCAGAGCCACGAGGCACTGGCTGCAGAGGAATTGCAGAAAAAGATGAGGTGCTCTCGAATGAAGCAGCTGGCTCTTGCATTTCACTAGCAAACAATGCACTCTGGTTACTCCTAGCAGTTGAAACATTGGCACTAACTGATGCCCCAGATATTGTTTTAAATGTAGTTTCAGGGAAAGTCTTGTTTTGTCTATGCAAACCCGAGGGATCATCTATGATATCATGTCTAAAAGAACCACTTAACGTTTCAGAATCTAGAGTACTGGAATCAACTGTAAACCTCTCAGAGTTTGAGGGGGTAATGGCAGGGGAGTCAAAAATAGGTGGCCTAACGTAGCAAAATGAATGGCCTAACCCTTCATCCAATGGCTCTAAAAACTCTAAATCAACACCATTCTTGccattaaaagcaaaacaaccCACGACACGAGAAGTGCCGTTACCCATTTTGCAATACAGACCTCACAAAAAAGGCTTACAAGACCTCTTACATGGAGGGCTTATCTCACTTCGCACCTTAAGCACATACAACATAAAGAAACTCAAACAAAATCCCAAAAACCCATGAAACCTACCAACCACCTTATAACTTTTCAAGTATCTGCACATCATCAAATTATCATACTccaaaagcaataaaaacccGAAACCCTTATGTCTGAAGaactataaatatttaaactatagCTAGTATAACGGCGAACTGGATTACAACGTCaagaaaactatataaattaatagataCGAAGCGTGAAATGTGATGATCTAACCTTGGAAGGGAGAGGTAGAGCGTGAGTAAAGCAGGGGATCAAATACGGCAGCAAACAGATCTAAGAGAGATGTCTTAAAAGAGACAGTAAATGGAGCACATGAGATACAAAACCCATGAAACACTAGACTAGATTTTCctcttttcttgtaattaatGGAATCTGAAAAGGTCCCCagctgaaaaaacaaaaacccagatTGAATTTATCCCTCATGATTCAATCACGCAAACTATTGATAtacaatagcaaaaaaaaaaaaatcaactgttCAAAAGTAGCCCGGAACagaaaggagagaagaaaagaagagggaagTTTTAGAGTTCAAGGATGGAGATTGTGGAGAAGCAGCTAGGGAGGAAATGAGggtatttgtttgtttattagtGAGTGAGTGTTGAttaaaaatgaaagtaaaaaatttgGGATTCGGTGTGATGATGAGGAATCAAAGCATTGAGTTCATCAAGGAGGGGGTCTCTCTCTTTCTTGGGGTTTTCAAATGGTTTGGGagggtttaataaaaataataataaaaaaaaaaatttagctgaGTTGAAAAGTCGAGACTTGAGCCTGTTCCTGTTGTCGTACTACCATTGGAttggtttttcttttgcaatttgtaagtatgtttttttttctaaataggtTCTCGTGGCAAGTGATCGGTGGTGTACTGTGACTGTTAAAGTCAATATATTGGCACTGTGCGAgagagtttgtttttttcatccaaaaaatgctttttaatattttttgttttttttgttttagattaacttttttttataattctgtATTGTTTTGAGGgagttataaaaattaaaaaaatattattttaatttatttttaactagaaaatactttaaaaacaattggTACTATAATCTCAAATATTGCCTCCATTGTTATtgtactcaaaaaaaaaaaaaagatgatgaatgaGTAAGTGGAgacatcattttaaattttgaccttaaaattatattataattaaaactgatgatttttttaggtcAGATGATAAGATATTTGTGGGAGATACCTTCATGGAAGCACTAAAGAATAGAGATTGTAACCTACAGAAGATATTAGAATTTAGAACAAATATATTATGGTATTGTTGTATTTCAGTGTTATTTAGATCctgtttttctttgtattttaaaaatattttttaaaaaattaatatttttttactgtaaattaatatttttttgatgtttttaaattattttgataagctaattttaaaaataattattttaatatatttttatgtaaaaaaatactttaaaaaataatcaataatacAATCCCAAACAGGTACTAATCCCTTTTTCTGGACTAAATACAATGCCAATCTAGTTttaaatgacattttttttctttttgaatcaGCATTGCATGTGCAGGGTTCTTAATGATTTTCACAGATTTTGGGTAAGATTTTAATCAATATCATTGATAACACGCACTCCTTTTTAAGACCATTTATTTGATTCTTTcagatttaattaaaacaaatgaaaaagtCAACTTGGTCCTCGAATTTATCCATTTAAAATAAGATGAAGGTTTGTCtctgcaattttattttatttttaaataaaagttattgcCCCACAAAGGCACAAACAAACAGCTTTCAAAGGAATTTTCAAGTGAACAGCTATCGTTGGGATTTGTTACGGAGACAGGAACCACAAGGAGATTGATCGATCTTCCAATAAATATACGATTTTGTTCAATTAATTCACTGCCAAGTGTTGACTAAACAAATTTGTCATTTGTGGGCTAAGTGCTTGCAAGCGATAGAAAGCTACACTTACACTCGACGGATGAATTTCCATCGTTGAAAGATTCTTTCAATGTTTAGCAATTTGCTTCTGGTTTGGATTTCCAGCAGCAAATTGATAGCGTGGATTTTCATCTCTTACTAATAGcaagtgaaatatttttttttattattattaatgtaggTGTCCAAATCAGTTTGTacgtattttaaataattttatgaactttaaaattaataattatataaattttcagtggtcattatattaacaatcacagtactcaaatctaaaattacaaaaaaatcaaatttttttaatttaaagtttgtaCTACTGCATTACCTCCAAGATAATTGCAAGTTAAATCTTCATACCTTTCCAAAGAGGCTAATTTGATTTTGCTCTTATCCCTACGTCACCAACCCCCCCCCCCGGCACTGCTCACAGCATAATAAAATTCATTGCAATGATATAATGGTGAATTTGCCtttcaatattaaaacatttgaattaaacattaaaaggaaaacaatattttatcttttcattatggttttttggttaatattaaattaacttgtaaatatttttatatttaattaaatataaaatattattaaaaaaaaattacacacgCCCATAGATGGGTGGCACATGCATAGTTTTTCGGTAActaaactctattttttacaatagcatttgaatcGTCTCAGCGTTCCCTTCATGAGGCGGTGTGCATGGCTAACATTTCTCTAATTTGATGtcaacaacctttttttttctctctctcttttccttgatttttgtgttgcattttcaaaatttcaaaacaaccttttaatttgttgtttatccatatttggtctttattcttatgcttactatttattttatctagaataatttataaaattaaaattatttttcagtttcatccccTTTAATTCTTCATCTTGCAAatctagtttttattcttttgactGCTATAACAGTTTTTAATATGACCTGctctttttgaatatttttattatcttggatttttatgaattttttaaaattattattttttatttcattctatgATATCAAATTAGTTAGGAATTgaacatttttatttagaatctAGGATTTCATGAATTGTAAATTTTAGAGATTAACCTAGGTTTAAGTGGttcattcaagttttttttacctCTACAACGGTTTTTAATATGACCTGCTtcctttgaataattttattgacttggatttttatttttatttttttaaaaaaaaaaacaacttccaatagtatttttcatatatatatatatatatatatatatatatatatatgattgtgTAGTCAGTGGCTTACTAGTAGCATGCAAAGGATGCCAACTCCACTCCCTAGGAATTCCACGTACACCCACCCCATATTGTTGACTTAACCAAATCCACCAGACGGTAGAAAAAGAGAGGCTACCTTCTACTCTCGGTTGTTCTCGTTTCAATGCTCTAATTAAtcactcctttttttcttttttctttttttatatatatacacgaccatcaagatttaattattcgtctttctctccttttgtgtgtttttaagATGTGTGCACGCAAGAATAGTGATGAAATCCGTCAATAAACAATGacatttcttattaaaaaaaacagaagaagaagaagaagaagacgaagggTTGAAGTGGGCATCTCTAATCAAAGTCTAACCCACCttcataattatataattatatatattgttttgggGGATCTCACCCACGAGTTAAGCCAACAAAATCTcctaatgaaaacaaaaaccctaGTCAGGAACCTCCattaagaagaaagaaaatagaaaaaaaataataaaaaaaaagcccatCTGCTCTCATTTGATTCTTCACATCCTTCCAAGTTCCAAACCACCCACGCTAGAACAAGACACTTCCTCTTCTCTCTTGCAATATAAAAAACCTTTAGTCTTAACACCAGGCAGAACAGGGGGGGACGAGACGCGCGTTGATGATAATCACATAAAAGTGGACGTTTCAAGTAATTTAGACTTTTAGTCCCGTTGTTTGATAGAaagaattttttctaaaaaataattttttaaaaagtatatttttaaaaagtattttttgatatttgataatatcataaaaaataagttgaaatatttggttatatcatgaaaaataatttataattatttttaaaaaaatttattaaaataacaaggaataaattttacaaattaaaaagttaaatgaaaataaaattaaaaaaatataattttataaattattttaaataaaataaataacagtaaaaaaaacGAGGAcatctgataaataaaaaatttcaattaaaaaaaataaaaaaaaataattattataaaaataaaaaccatataaaaataaaattaaattaaattctagaagataaaattaaaaaataataattcaaatacaGCAAATCAACTCTCTTAATTTCTCCAAATCCACTTGTGGTGTCTCGGTTGACTATCACTTACCAAACGGTCATAGGTTTTGACAATTACGTGCTTAGAGATCATGATTAATTGCGATTATGTTTAAACCCATTATGTTCTCCTTTATCGTATTTGCTCGATCCAAGAAGTCCCTACccaccaaaattaaaatataataaataaatagataaattaaaacaaagcttTCCAACCACACATGCCAACTGATCCTGTCAAATGATAATGGCTCGGAAGCATCAGGCACGTAAAAGAGTAATAAAGAATCATAATGTTGTTCGATgttgctttttctttctttctttctttttaaatgatGCTGCAGTGAAAATGGTAAATTTGCAACCCACACAGTGGACACTGCTGCgtctatatttatataatatttaaatcgtgggtttttgtttttttagagattttaaaGTCATTctagggttttgtttttcaaataagaagatatatgtttttttcgACCACGTGACTTTTCAAGTActgtttttgaaaagcaacttgTGAACAAAAACATGTGTTTTGCTGAAGCATGTTTCTCGACAAacaattatttagtttttaataaatataaattggtttattttttttaacatgatgtCCAGACTAATTTTTATGTACCTTGACTAATATCACGGGATCTAAAATTAACGACCAGATAAACTtttaataactattatattagcaattacATGACTTGaacataaaatcataaaaaaaacaaacctcataattttaaatttttacaataaaatgatttactaaataatttttttaataagataagTCGTTGCATTAACAAGATTGATTGGATTGAATCTTCTGTGACTtctatgtaaaatatatatatatatatatatattatatatatatatatatatatatatatatatatatgtatatttacaGCACAAAGACaccataaataaatcattttggAAGAAAGAGATTTCACTTTTttgagatcaaattaaaaacttaaacttcTAGATATTAAAAATTGCCTGTGATCTTTAACAATTTTCCGCAGAGTTGTCTACATGTTTGAAAACTCATCGATCAAAGAAAACTCATTTTCACTCAAAGAGTTGCATGTAATCTTTAATAATTATCCGCtaagagttaaaaaaataataattttgtgcCCAATGACATCCTCTATTTGAGCGAACCAGCCTCCCGAGTCGCTCGAGTTGCTCAGCCAGCGACTAACTCACTTTCCtctcttatatttttctttttttgagctATATAACACACTTCTTTATATTTAactttatgaattattatttgataattttacttATAACATGCATTTTTTATGTCTTGTACACACAAGATTATTGAAGAACACGGAACATATtatatcattaataatttttttctgttatatttaattatagctGCATGTAGTGGCGGAGATAAGGGAGCTGACTAGGTCGAccccttaaaaaaattattttttcagctgtttttttaataatatttataattttaatttaaatagtaaaataattgaaatcttTACccctcttaattttattttctagcacTGTTCCTAGCCACATGAAAGGTCAATAAAAAG from Populus alba chromosome 14, ASM523922v2, whole genome shotgun sequence includes:
- the LOC118041146 gene encoding protein phosphatase 2C 32 isoform X2; the encoded protein is MGNGTSRVVGCFAFNGKNGVDLEFLEPLDEGLGHSFCYVRPPIFDSPAITPSNSERFTVDSSTLDSETLSGSFRHDIIDDPSGLHRQNKTFPETTFKTISGASVSANVSTARSNQSALFASEMQEPAASFESTSSFSAIPLQPVPRGSGPLNGFMSGPLERGFASGPLDKGGGFMSGPIEKGVMSGPLDVTDKSNFSAPLARGRRRPRFQRLVRSVSGPMKNTLSRTLSRHLMGSGWMQRFFLQPVTQLAWQVREPKFRPEASRNCLEGGPSESEYVDICNLQWAHGKAGEDRVHVVLCDEQGWLFIGIYDGFSGPDAPDFLMSHLHRAIDRELEGLLWDYEDKPSNDPIKPKLSKSGIAEAGSECSKQEQPNSSQTTSCSLNNLCSPGDVGGQSSNCEIVDEIDVRGCQQQSSNCEKPSSLGPASASIPTANLTGKGRKSVRLYELLQMESCGGSGSASFSLVKSQRSRSWNCQPSSDALDFDQTLRKEPSRSSSLDNCKGEGFSHRGEDPTTSGEDGGIGLQSGNQGGGTDLSVSVQRQGTRKFVISSKIRKMYRKQKSLRKKLFPWSYDWHREEICADERVVEPSGPIRRWKTGIVDHDAVLRAMARGLQHTEEQYMEMVEKDLYRNAELALMGSCALVMLMKDQDVYVMNLGDSRAILAQERPNDRHPNPTLAKDDMRYKNRSRELLVRMELDRISEESPMHNHNSQVNMINKNREISICRLKMRAVQLSTDHSTSIEEEVLRIKAEHPDDNQAILNDRVKGQLKVTRAFGAGFLKKPSCNEALLEIFRIAYVGTNPYVSCIPSVVHHRLSSSDRFLVLSSDGLYQYFSNEEVVAHVTWFMENVPEGDPAQYLIAELLFRAAKKNGMDFHELLDIPHGDRRKYHDDVSVMVVSLEGGEIWRSSG
- the LOC118041146 gene encoding protein phosphatase 2C 32 isoform X3 produces the protein MQEPAASFESTSSFSAIPLQPVPRGSGPLNGFMSGPLERGFASGPLDKGGGFMSGPIEKGVMSGPLDVTDKSNFSAPLARGRRRPRFQRLVRSVSGPMKNTLSRTLSRHLMGSGWMQRFFLQPVTQLAWQVREPKFRPEASRNCLEGGPSESEYVDICNLQWAHGKAGEDRVHVVLCDEQGWLFIGIYDGFSGPDAPDFLMSHLHRAIDRELEGLLWDYEDKPSNDPIKPKLSKSGIAEAGSECSKQEQPNSSQTTSCSLNNLCSPGDVGGQSSNCEIVDEIDVRGCQQQSSNCEKPSSLGPASASIPTANLTGKGRKSVRLYELLQMESCGGSGSASFSLVKSQRSRSWNCQPSSDALDFDQTLRKEPSRSSSLDNCKGEGFSHRGEDPTTSGEDGGIGLQSGNQGGGTDLSVSVQRQGTRKFVISSKIRKMYRKQKSLRKKLFPWSYDWHREEICADERVVEPSGPIRRWKTGIVDHDAVLRAMARGLQHTEEQYMEMVEKDLYRNAELALMGSCALVMLMKDQDVYVMNLGDSRAILAQERPNDRHPNPTLAKDDMRYKNRSRELLVRMELDRISEESPMHNHNSQVNMINKNREISICRLKMRAVQLSTDHSTSIEEEVLRIKAEHPDDNQAILNDRVKGQLKVTRAFGAGFLKKLQPSCNEALLEIFRIAYVGTNPYVSCIPSVVHHRLSSSDRFLVLSSDGLYQYFSNEEVVAHVTWFMENVPEGDPAQYLIAELLFRAAKKNGMDFHELLDIPHGDRRKYHDDVSVMVVSLEGGEIWRSSG